The Papaver somniferum cultivar HN1 chromosome 3, ASM357369v1, whole genome shotgun sequence genome includes a region encoding these proteins:
- the LOC113358019 gene encoding probable L-cysteine desulfhydrase, chloroplastic: MDEEEEHHKLNGDDNHNHVSKKQKLLQKFITDSEILNEFSHHQSGIARINNGSFGCCPASIIAAQKQWQLKYLQQPDDFYFNHLRKGILESRTVIKNLINADDVDEVSIVDNATTAAAIVLQHIAREFVEGRYQKGDAAVMLHYAYGAVKKSIQAYVTRAGGYVIEAHLPFPVSSNDEIICKFRKALEKGRENGRRVRLAVIDHITSMPSVVVPVKELVKICREEGVDQVFVDAAHAIGNVDINMKDIGADFYTSNLHKWFFCPPSIAFLYCRKRTGFREDVHHPVVSHEYGNGLAIESSWIGTRDYSSQLVVPDVIEFVNRFEGGIDGIRKRNHKVVIEMGEMLAKAWGMKLGCPPDMCSSMVMIGLPSCLGISSEADTLNLRTHLRDKFKIEVPIHFQALKDGENMDNDCGVTGYVRISHQIYNKVDDYYRLRDGINLLIRDGFTCKMLHSN, translated from the coding sequence AtggacgaagaagaagaacaccATAAACTGAACGGAGACGACAACCACAATCACGTCTCAAAGaaacaaaaactcctccaaaaattCATCACGGATTCTGAAATCTTAAATGAATTCTCACATCACCAATCCGGAATCGCGAGAATCAACAACGGAAGTTTCGGTTGTTGTCCGGCAAGTATCATTGCGGCACAAAAACAATGGCAGCTGAAATACCTACAACAACCTGATGATTTCTATTTCAATCATCTCCGTAAAGGAATACTCGAATCGAGAACAGTTATTAAGAATCTAATCAACGCCGATGATGTTGATGAGGTTTCAATCGTTGATAACGCTACCACGGCTGCGGCAATCGTACTCCAACATATTGCCCGTGAATTCGTTGAAGGCAGGTACCAAAAAGGGGATGCAGCTGTGATGCTGCATTACGCGTACGGGGCCGTGAAGAAATCGATACAAGCCTATGTTACGCGGGCTGGTGGGTATGTTATTGAAGCACACTTACCATTTCCTGTTAGTTCAAATGATGAGATTATATGCAAGTTTAGAAAGGCTTTAGAGAAAGGAAGGGAGAATGGTAGGAGAGTTAGATTAGCTGTTATTGATCATATAACCTCGATGCCTAGTGTTGTGGTGCCAGTTAAAGAATTGGTCAAGATATGtagagaagaaggtgttgatcaAGTATTTGTTGATGCAGCTCATGCTATTGGTAATGTGGATATTAATATGAAGGACATTGGTGCTGATTTTTATACAAGTAATTTGCACAAGTGGTTTTTCTGTCCACCATCTATCGCATTTTTGTATTGTAGGAAAAGAACGGGTTTTCGTGAAGATGTGCATCATCCTGTTGTTTCGCATGAGTATGGAAATGGGTTAGCTATTGAGAGTTCTTGGATTGGGACTAGAGATTACAGTTCACAACTTGTTGTTCCGGATGTTATCGAGTTTGTTAATAGGTTTGAAGGTGGAATTGATGGGATTAGGaagaggaatcacaaagttgttATTGAAATGGGGGAAATGTTAGCGAAAGCTTGGGGTATGAAACTTGGGTGTCCTCCTGATATGTGTTCGAGTATGGTTATGATTGGTTTGCCTTCTTGTCTGGGGATTTCAAGTGAGGCTGATACCTTGAACTTAAGGACACATTTGCGGGATAAATTCAAAATTGAGGTTCCAATACATTTTCAGgcactaaaagatggagaaaacatGGATAATGATTGTGGTGTAACAGGGTACGTTAGGATTTCACATCAAATTTACAATAAGGTCGATGATTATTACCGGTTGAGGGATGGGATTAATCTGCTTATCCGGGATGGGTTCACATGCAAGATGCTACATTCCAACTGA
- the LOC113358018 gene encoding uncharacterized protein LOC113358018, whose amino-acid sequence MGEEGAKVVSSSRCECNRPPGPKPSPWLVFPFNVKGNEQIQALYNICEPNNRSYRKHIPELSGKSYWQKHSHQGWLIVICDDPAYNHAPNWDFGDCFLWNPASLKNIQLPNLLPFYHKPDEYSLIDCVLSSPPRTSTNTIAYPDNADDDEPMVLLLFLLRGRDDCDSDMVLVFSHPGDKQWKTKWVLSQDTRTDEYLITSLCCFKDKLYLMCGYDQHLEIDKGKLWDIDDDSLTLRPFEITNITEYPWCGSDHIDSIAFYVESSVELFKVEIYFNRRQDMKVFNSVVVWMLDFASKESEEVTCLGDNVLFIGKNTRACCSASKLGLTGCRLYYTLPDDQALYKFEVHGSGNSVILPCLKLPRPWFSSDWIMILDGKQQEEEVGDSMGKAVKNESSVMACEKNENKKDGGFEVTSSWDILNAVILPCLSCFPWTKILDGRQHEEEEEDCMREAVENGLSTIAYEKNENENGFEETSPWDVLDADSRELVASYLHPLDYVHFRSVCKTIRAMMPVSKRTFATTSITKTSNLFPWLVVCGDSNDIIYYFVIPVRNEYYLLKFSELLLGATICFQKDGWLLMSREEILFFYNPFTRETINLPDVGHHFSSSICFCSLPTSADCTVFSIDQSEQGTITLYFITRGKQVWDIFNFDNAIQYRPLCNPPILHQGAFYCVDYNGLLGAFNLEGKTWKVHGIPRERYSDTYTYPGFLVKSGEDLLLVKLGCQEKLVTVLKFDFPVNDWVEVENLGKHMLFISHTSCFSAIAPNSQMENKIYLPRLCLNGDGILFYSLETGRYDSFGGRHTSKNLYETAGWRANCTWIEPNWSKFTPRELNWVEPPS is encoded by the coding sequence ATGGGTGAAGAAGGTGCCAAAGTAGTATCATCATCAAGATGTGAATGCAATCGTCCGCCAGGACCGAAGCCATCTCCCTGGCTTGTCTTTCCGTTTAATGTAAAAGGTAACGAACAAATTCAAGCTCTCTATAATATTTGTGAACCCAATAACAGAAGCTACAGAAAACACATACCTGAGTTGAGTGGAAAATCTTATTGGCAAAAGCATTCTCATCAAGGCTGGCTAATTGTTATTTGTGATGATCCAGCATACAACCATGCCCCGAACTGGGATTTTGGTGATTGTTTTCTGTGGAATCCTGCATCATTAAAGAACATTCAGTTACCTAATTTATTACCTTTCTATCATAAACCGGATGAATATTCTCTGATAGACTGTGTTTTGTCATCCCCTCCTAGAACTAGTACTAATACAATTGCTTATCCTGATAATGCTGATGATGATGAGCCAATggttttattgctttttcttcttCGTGGAAGAGATGATTGCGACAGTGATATggttttggtattttctcaccCTGGAGACAAACAATGGAAAACAAAATGGGTCTTGTCTCAAGATACTAGGACAGATGAATACCTCATTACTTCTCTTTGTTGTTTTAAAGATAAGTTATATCTTATGTGTGGATATGATCAACACCTAGAGATTGATAAGGGAAAGCTTTGGGATATTGATGATGATTCCCTCACTTTAAGGCCATTCGAGATAACCAACATCACTGAATACCCTTGGTGTGGGAGTGACCATATTGATAGCATTGCTTTTTACGTGGAATCTTCTGTTGAACTCTTCAAGGTTGAAATATATTTCAATAGGAGACAAGACATGAAGGTGTTCAACTCAGTTGTTGTCTGGATGTTGGATTTCGCTTCAAAGGAGTCGGAGGAGGTGACTTGTTTGGGAGATAATGTTCTGTTTATCGGAAAAAACACTAGAGCTTGTTGCTCGGCGTCCAAATTGGGACTTACAGGTTGTCGTCTGTATTACACACTTCCAGATGATCAGGCTTTATATAAATTTGAAGTACACGGTAGCGGGAACTCTGTTATTTTGCCGTGTTTAAAGCTACCAAGGCCATGGTTCTCATCTGATTGGATCATGATTCTTGATGGGAAGCAACAAGAGGAAGAAGTAGGAGATAGCATGGGAAAGGCAGTCAAAAACGAATCAAGTGTAATGGCCTGTGAAaagaatgagaataagaaggatGGTGGATTTGAAGTAACAAGTTCTTGGGATATTCTTAATGCTGTTATTTTGCCATGTTTGTCGTGTTTCCCATGGACTAAGATTCTTGATGGACGGCaacatgaggaagaagaagaagattgcatGAGAGAGGCAGTGGAAAATGGATTAAGCACAATTGCCTATGAAAAGAATGAGAACGAGAACGGGTTTGAAGAAACAAGTCCTTGGGATGTTCTTGATGCCGATTCCAGAGAGTTGGTTGCAAGTTATCTTCATCCGTTGGATTACGTGCATTTTCGTTCAGTCTGTAAAACAATTCGAGCGATGATGCCTGTATCAAAGCGGACGTTTGCAACAACTAGTATCACGAAGACCTCAAATTTATTTCCATGGCTGGTGGTTTGTGGAGATAGCAATGACATCATCTACTATTTCGTAATCCCTGTGCGTAATGAGTACTATCTCTTGAAGTTTTCCGAGTTGCTACTTGGTGCTACTATCTGTTTCCAGAAGGATGGTTGGCTATTAATGTCAAGAGAGGAAATCCTATTCTTCTACAATCCATTCACAAGGGAAACCATTAATCTTCCGGACGTGGGGCATCATTTCTCTTCTAGCATCTGTTTTTGTTCGTTGCCGACTTCCGCAGACTGTACAGTTTTTTCCATTGATCAAAGTGAGCAAGGAACAATCACCCTCTATTTTATTACCAGAGGGAAACAGGTCTGGGATATTTTCAACTTCGATAATGCTATTCAGTATAGGCCATTGTGTAATCCTCCAATTTTGCATCAAGGGGCTTTCTACTGTGTGGACTATAATGGGCTTTTAGGGGCATTTAACTTGGAGGGTAAAACCTGGAAAGTTCATGGGATTCCGCGTGAAAGATACAGTGATACATATACGTATCCAGGTTTCCTGGTGAAGAGTGGCGAAGATCTGTTATTGGTGAAATTAGGATGTCAAGAAAAGCTGGTTACAGTCCTAAAATTTGATTTCCCCGTCAATGACTGGGTTGAAGTTGAAAATTTGGGGAAGCATATGCTGTTCATCAGCCACACCTCTTGTTTCTCAGCCATTGCTCCGAACAGTCAAATGGAGAACAAAATATATCTCCCTAGACTTTGTTTGAATGGAGATGGGATTCTGTTCTATTCTCTTGAAACCGGTAGGTATGACTCTTTTGGGGGTCGGCATACTTCTAAGAATTTATATGAGACAGCGGGCTGGCGTGCAAACTGCACATGGATTGAACCTAATTGGTCGAAGTTCACTCCTCGAGAGCTCAACTGGGTCGAGCCTCCTTCTTAA